A genomic stretch from Pararhizobium sp. IMCC21322 includes:
- a CDS encoding TRAP transporter large permease, protein MNDVILILCVLFPLLLLLGVPIYVGLGIVGLTISYVTDAPLVFATQNVLNGLDQFPLLAIPAFILAGNIMEKGGITEDIISIFRHAFGHITGSLGLVTIFSCMFFAAISGSGPGTVAAIGAIMIPAMIKYGYPASYAASVSATGGTLGVMIPPSNPLIIYGIIANVSIADLFAAGMVPGILTALMLAFVAYLLARRAGAVMTKDENAPRGSIWLLLWKAKFALFLPVLILGGIYSGIFTPVEASVCAVVYALIVSVVVYRQLTWAGLSTAFEGAIKLGGALMIIVACSTLFATVITLERIPQDVVATFSGLTDSPIVIILIICALLIVIGTFMETISAIIILAPILVPLVVSYGVNPVHFGIILIVTIEIAFLTPPLGVNLFVASQIANIKFEKVAIAILPFVATLMLAMLIVIFFPQLSLWLPETLRSLR, encoded by the coding sequence ATGAATGATGTCATTCTTATCCTATGCGTGTTGTTTCCCTTGTTGTTGCTCCTTGGTGTGCCAATCTATGTTGGTCTTGGAATTGTCGGACTGACCATCAGCTACGTTACAGATGCGCCGCTGGTGTTCGCCACCCAGAATGTACTGAACGGTCTTGATCAGTTTCCATTGCTCGCTATTCCGGCCTTCATACTGGCTGGCAACATCATGGAAAAGGGCGGTATTACAGAAGACATTATCAGTATTTTCCGCCATGCTTTCGGTCACATAACCGGCAGTCTGGGGCTGGTGACAATCTTCTCCTGCATGTTCTTTGCCGCCATATCCGGCTCCGGTCCGGGAACAGTTGCTGCCATCGGCGCGATCATGATCCCGGCCATGATTAAATATGGCTATCCGGCCTCATATGCGGCCAGCGTGTCTGCAACCGGCGGCACCCTCGGGGTCATGATCCCGCCAAGCAACCCGCTGATTATCTATGGCATCATCGCCAATGTTTCGATTGCAGATCTGTTCGCAGCCGGGATGGTTCCGGGCATTTTGACTGCTTTGATGCTGGCATTTGTCGCCTATCTTCTGGCGCGCAGAGCCGGTGCGGTCATGACGAAGGACGAGAACGCGCCGCGCGGCAGCATCTGGTTATTATTATGGAAGGCGAAGTTTGCACTCTTCCTGCCGGTGCTCATTCTTGGTGGTATTTATTCCGGTATTTTCACGCCGGTCGAAGCTTCGGTCTGCGCGGTGGTTTACGCGCTGATTGTCAGCGTTGTCGTCTATCGGCAACTGACATGGGCTGGACTATCGACGGCATTTGAAGGTGCTATAAAGCTGGGCGGTGCGCTGATGATCATTGTCGCATGCTCCACTCTTTTTGCCACGGTCATTACTCTGGAGCGCATTCCCCAGGATGTGGTTGCGACCTTCAGCGGGCTGACCGATAGCCCGATCGTGATTATTCTGATCATCTGTGCGTTGCTGATCGTGATTGGCACATTCATGGAAACCATCAGCGCCATTATCATTTTGGCACCCATACTTGTGCCGCTGGTGGTCAGCTACGGCGTCAATCCGGTGCATTTCGGCATCATTCTGATTGTGACGATTGAGATTGCGTTTCTCACACCGCCTCTGGGTGTGAACCTGTTTGTCGCCAGTCAAATCGCAAACATCAAGTTTGAAAAGGTTGCCATTGCAATCCTGCCATTTGTCGCCACTCTTATGCTGGCGATGCTCATCGTCATCTTCTTCCCACAGCTCAGTCTGTGGTTACCCGAAACCTTGAGAAGCCTGAGGTAA
- a CDS encoding TRAP transporter small permease, with the protein MTVFLKKTLLLLASIFLAFMVGSLFLQVIAREFRWAVDWTEETGRFSFITMVFIAAAYGTLTRSHLSVSVFSDAAAQKFGPRPIWFLHTIIILGFAAVMVVFSALNFIDGLQYPNTSPALGFNQNNLFVAMCGGFIIIFLLHLSDLIVLLRGGSLNE; encoded by the coding sequence ATGACCGTGTTTTTGAAAAAAACCCTGTTGCTACTGGCATCAATCTTTCTGGCCTTCATGGTCGGATCGTTGTTTTTGCAGGTTATCGCACGCGAGTTTCGCTGGGCGGTGGATTGGACAGAAGAAACCGGACGCTTCAGTTTCATCACCATGGTTTTCATCGCTGCTGCCTACGGTACGCTGACACGCTCACATCTCAGCGTTTCCGTGTTTTCAGATGCAGCTGCTCAAAAGTTCGGTCCCCGGCCCATATGGTTTCTGCACACCATCATCATACTCGGATTTGCAGCGGTTATGGTGGTGTTTTCTGCCCTGAATTTCATTGACGGGCTGCAATATCCCAACACATCTCCGGCGCTGGGCTTCAATCAAAACAATCTGTTTGTCGCGATGTGCGGGGGCTTCATCATCATTTTTCTGTTGCATTTGAGTGACCTGATTGTCCTGCTCCGGGGAGGCTCACTCAATGAATGA
- a CDS encoding TRAP transporter substrate-binding protein, producing the protein MKQVLKAIAVSSLLLSGGSALAQNANPYGWESVPEKSGQIVMKIGHSVNMEWSSHTATLKRFAELVSIYTNNEIRPELFPGAQLGGEREMVQQARQGALQVTLPATNNLAALAPSLNVFILPYLATSTEQVNYLQDELTPYLVPRVIKEAGVRIVGWENSGWRAFFYKSDKAIEKPADLADLKMRVPPNPIMIASYEAWGGNPTPIAWSELYSALQQGVVEGGDNPVTDVIGMKFNEVINRMTTFHYTILTHPIVVSERWFQGLSEEHQAAILRSGKEATDYIRWWQPLDEAAWWEKAREAGVEITAIEDESEWIEKARAIWPDYYDAIGTDGEAVVNKALEVLATYPGDK; encoded by the coding sequence ATGAAACAAGTATTGAAAGCTATTGCTGTCAGCAGCCTGCTGCTGTCAGGAGGAAGCGCTCTGGCTCAGAATGCCAATCCGTATGGATGGGAATCGGTTCCGGAAAAAAGCGGCCAGATTGTCATGAAAATTGGCCATTCCGTGAACATGGAATGGTCATCGCATACGGCAACACTGAAGCGTTTCGCGGAACTCGTGTCGATCTATACCAATAATGAAATCCGGCCTGAACTGTTCCCGGGTGCGCAATTGGGTGGCGAGCGTGAAATGGTACAGCAGGCCCGACAGGGTGCTCTGCAAGTCACATTGCCAGCGACCAACAATCTGGCAGCATTGGCACCGTCGCTCAACGTCTTCATCCTGCCTTATCTGGCAACTTCGACAGAACAGGTTAACTATCTGCAGGATGAACTGACGCCCTACCTTGTGCCACGCGTGATCAAGGAAGCCGGTGTGCGGATTGTCGGATGGGAAAATTCCGGCTGGCGTGCGTTTTTCTACAAGTCCGACAAGGCCATCGAAAAGCCTGCAGATCTTGCAGATCTTAAAATGCGTGTGCCACCGAACCCGATCATGATCGCTTCTTACGAGGCTTGGGGCGGGAACCCGACACCTATCGCATGGTCTGAACTATACTCTGCCTTGCAGCAAGGTGTTGTCGAAGGCGGGGACAACCCTGTGACCGATGTGATCGGCATGAAGTTTAATGAAGTCATCAACCGCATGACGACTTTCCACTATACGATCCTCACACACCCGATTGTGGTGTCAGAGCGTTGGTTCCAGGGTCTGAGTGAAGAGCATCAGGCGGCCATATTGCGGTCCGGCAAAGAAGCTACGGACTACATCCGCTGGTGGCAGCCGCTGGATGAAGCTGCATGGTGGGAAAAGGCAAGAGAGGCCGGCGTCGAAATCACCGCGATTGAAGACGAATCCGAATGGATTGAAAAGGCGCGTGCCATCTGGCCCGACTATTACGATGCCATCGGAACGGACGGCGAAGCGGTCGTCAACAAGGCGCTTGAAGTTCTGGCGACATATCCCGGCGACAAATAA
- a CDS encoding GMC family oxidoreductase — MASSSNDTDMYDYIVVGSGSAGSLVASRLSEDSAARVLVVEAGGPDRGFWLRLPVGYFKSIYNERFSHLYKSEPGEGVSGRQIDCPRGRVVGGSSSINGLIFIRGQQEDYNDWEASGAEGWNYNQVLPHFRKFENYQGKPSQFRGAYGELSVSDLRNQNDACDDWMKAAISTGLPANEDFNGESTYGIGSYQLTLKGRWRESAATAFLKPALDRSNLTLSTGAQVTRLIIEKGRAVGIEYLQAGELKRAYAASEVILCGGAVQTPQLLQLSGIGPADLLSSMGITPLVDAPEVGENLQDHLQMRTIIELSDTRSSLNDHVRNPLKLAKMGLDWLLHSKGPLTVGAGQVGGAVCSKYAQNGRPDLQLFVMPLSVDKPGTPLHRYSGFTTSFWQCHPQSRGSIHIRSSNPNDDPAIQPNYLSAEHDCKIMVEGLKMVRDIYQQPAFKSRWKREVIPGAAHQSDDEILTAIRQSAGTVYHLVGTCRMGSDQKAVVDPQLRVNGIDSLRVIDASVMPTIPSANTNAAAYMIAEKGAAMVQAAKQ, encoded by the coding sequence TTGGCTTCTAGCAGTAATGACACTGACATGTACGACTATATCGTCGTTGGGTCAGGAAGTGCCGGCTCGCTCGTCGCCAGTCGCCTGAGCGAAGATTCTGCGGCGCGGGTTCTTGTTGTTGAAGCGGGCGGGCCGGATCGGGGTTTCTGGCTTCGTTTGCCGGTCGGGTATTTCAAATCCATCTACAATGAACGTTTTTCCCATCTGTATAAAAGTGAACCGGGAGAGGGCGTATCCGGTCGCCAGATAGATTGTCCGCGTGGCCGGGTCGTTGGGGGGTCCAGTTCGATCAACGGACTGATCTTCATCCGGGGACAGCAGGAAGACTACAATGATTGGGAGGCTTCGGGTGCTGAAGGCTGGAATTACAATCAGGTTTTGCCGCACTTTCGCAAATTCGAGAATTACCAGGGTAAACCGTCGCAGTTTCGCGGTGCCTATGGTGAGTTGTCAGTGTCAGACCTGCGCAATCAAAATGACGCCTGTGACGACTGGATGAAAGCGGCAATCAGTACAGGCCTGCCAGCCAATGAAGATTTTAACGGTGAAAGCACTTATGGCATTGGCTCATATCAACTGACTTTGAAAGGCCGCTGGCGCGAAAGTGCTGCCACAGCTTTTCTCAAACCGGCTCTGGATCGCAGCAATCTGACATTGTCCACTGGAGCACAGGTAACCCGCCTGATTATTGAAAAGGGCAGGGCTGTCGGCATCGAGTATCTGCAAGCTGGCGAGCTCAAACGGGCTTATGCCGCTTCTGAAGTGATACTTTGCGGGGGCGCGGTACAGACACCGCAATTGCTTCAATTGTCCGGGATCGGACCAGCTGACTTGTTGTCGTCCATGGGGATCACCCCATTGGTGGATGCGCCGGAGGTTGGCGAAAACCTCCAGGACCATTTGCAGATGCGGACGATCATTGAGCTTTCAGATACGCGCTCATCCTTAAACGATCATGTGCGCAACCCGCTGAAATTAGCCAAGATGGGCCTGGATTGGCTGCTGCACTCCAAAGGGCCGCTGACGGTCGGTGCCGGCCAGGTTGGTGGCGCGGTCTGCAGCAAATACGCGCAAAACGGCCGTCCCGATTTACAGCTCTTCGTCATGCCGCTGTCGGTGGATAAGCCTGGAACGCCATTGCACCGCTATTCCGGTTTCACCACGTCGTTTTGGCAGTGCCATCCGCAAAGTCGTGGCAGCATCCATATTCGTTCCAGCAACCCAAATGACGACCCGGCGATTCAACCCAACTACCTGTCCGCTGAGCACGACTGCAAAATTATGGTTGAAGGCCTCAAGATGGTTCGGGATATCTATCAGCAACCAGCGTTCAAAAGCCGCTGGAAACGGGAGGTCATACCGGGCGCTGCACATCAGAGCGATGATGAGATACTCACCGCAATCCGCCAGAGTGCGGGCACTGTCTACCATCTTGTTGGAACCTGCCGCATGGGTTCGGACCAGAAAGCCGTCGTGGACCCCCAATTGCGTGTGAACGGCATTGACAGCCTGCGGGTCATAGACGCGTCCGTAATGCCGACAATCCCTTCAGCCAACACCAATGCCGCCGCTTACATGATTGCCGAGAAAGGAGCCGCGATGGTCCAAGCAGCGAAACAGTGA
- a CDS encoding GntR family transcriptional regulator: MPVKKLSSSRSPLYVQVSETLRQRIDRGRWKEGDLLPTLDALAAEFGVGKITVRQAMRILQDEGLVVSSRGRGTTVMPQETAARPLNVETSLAALVNMYRGDKPDLRNLDEGQTTLPDNFEMGKPFDCYQMIKRTHARNGNPYCVITLYIASHIFERHKLRFRNEIALPILFEDKTLCIKQARQSMSISKCDLETANVLNLPIGEPMADVRRIMCDSADRIIYLADVVYRGDFIQLDMDLLSN, from the coding sequence ATGCCTGTTAAAAAACTTAGCTCCAGCCGCTCCCCCCTCTATGTGCAGGTCTCAGAAACTCTGCGCCAGCGCATCGATCGTGGAAGATGGAAAGAGGGCGATCTGTTACCAACGCTGGACGCACTTGCCGCAGAGTTCGGCGTTGGCAAAATAACAGTCCGCCAGGCCATGCGAATTTTGCAGGACGAGGGCCTTGTCGTATCAAGCAGAGGCCGCGGCACAACGGTCATGCCCCAGGAAACTGCGGCGCGTCCTCTTAATGTTGAAACATCGCTCGCCGCCTTGGTGAATATGTATCGTGGCGACAAACCCGATTTAAGAAATCTCGACGAAGGTCAAACAACGCTCCCTGACAATTTTGAAATGGGGAAACCTTTCGATTGCTATCAGATGATCAAGCGAACCCATGCGCGAAACGGAAATCCGTACTGTGTCATCACCCTGTATATTGCCTCACATATATTCGAGCGGCACAAATTGCGTTTTCGCAATGAAATTGCGTTGCCCATCCTATTTGAGGACAAGACCCTGTGCATCAAACAAGCACGTCAGAGTATGTCGATTTCAAAATGTGATCTGGAGACCGCGAACGTCCTGAACCTTCCCATAGGCGAACCCATGGCGGACGTCCGGCGTATCATGTGTGACAGCGCTGACCGGATCATCTATTTGGCGGATGTGGTCTATCGGGGCGACTTCATTCAATTGGATATGGATTTGCTTTCCAACTAA
- a CDS encoding sugar phosphate isomerase/epimerase, with translation MRVSINLLCLTGHIEAAHLPQIRRLKELGYDGVEIPVLTGDPSHYAWLAKELDAIGLRRTSTSIIPDPSANPLSTDPEVRARGKNHLDWIMDCAEALGSESIGGPFHAPIGHFTGSGPSVDEIRFGAEAHHAMAERAQENGYILCLEHLNRFETHFLNTMDQAAEYVKTVDHPAFKIMYDTFHANIEEKSQTEAVAKIGRHMGILHVSENDRGIPGTGHIDFAEIFSAAKRQGYDGWLIVEAFGAGLPELAAATRVWRPLFPDHETLFSQSIGFIRTQWEAAE, from the coding sequence ATGCGGGTCAGCATCAATTTGCTGTGCCTTACCGGACATATTGAGGCAGCGCATTTGCCGCAAATCCGGCGGCTAAAAGAACTTGGCTATGATGGCGTTGAGATTCCGGTCTTGACCGGCGATCCGTCCCATTACGCCTGGCTTGCAAAAGAGTTGGACGCCATCGGTTTGCGTCGAACCTCCACGTCTATAATCCCCGACCCTTCTGCCAACCCGCTGAGCACCGACCCGGAAGTCCGCGCACGCGGCAAAAATCACCTCGACTGGATCATGGATTGTGCGGAAGCGCTTGGATCTGAAAGCATCGGCGGCCCATTCCACGCGCCCATCGGGCATTTCACCGGTTCGGGCCCATCTGTTGATGAAATCCGGTTTGGGGCGGAAGCGCATCATGCCATGGCTGAGCGTGCGCAGGAAAACGGGTACATACTCTGCCTTGAACATCTCAATCGTTTCGAAACACACTTCCTGAACACGATGGATCAGGCTGCGGAATATGTAAAAACAGTCGACCATCCTGCCTTCAAAATAATGTACGATACGTTCCACGCCAACATCGAGGAAAAGAGCCAGACTGAAGCCGTGGCAAAAATAGGCAGGCATATGGGCATCTTGCACGTTTCAGAAAACGACCGGGGAATCCCCGGCACCGGGCACATTGATTTCGCTGAGATTTTTTCAGCCGCCAAACGACAGGGTTATGATGGCTGGTTGATTGTTGAGGCTTTTGGTGCAGGACTACCGGAACTGGCAGCCGCGACCCGCGTTTGGCGCCCGTTGTTTCCTGACCATGAAACACTGTTTTCGCAATCAATTGGTTTTATCCGCACCCAGTGGGAGGCCGCTGAATGA
- a CDS encoding sugar ABC transporter ATP-binding protein: protein MNEMSAAPVIEMRGISKSFPGVRALNDVSFSVHPGEVHALVGENGAGKSTLIKILSGVYQPDEGQIRLNGTTKIFSHPVQSLQGGISVIYQEFSLLPERTVAQNIFLGREPTRRGIIDYAAMRAETRRVLDLFGAGTRVDPNATVAELDVATQQMVEIAKAISLNAKVVVMDEPTAALNEAECDVLFETVDRLRERGTAIIYITHRMREVTRLANRVTVLKDGEVAAQFDKVPQPGDIVRAMVGRDIADFYAPFATEQEIGDTVLSVRNGRNDRVSNINFDLAAGEILGFAGIQGAGRVALAMALFGQHPFTSGDVKLKGKKVEFTNPRDAIQAGIGLLPGDRKGEGLVLMQSVRDNGMLTARAFDNLASSHQANKHADLASMDGLLDAMEVKAPSYDQDIGFLSGGNQQKAIVARWLTLKPKVLIFIEPTRGIDVNAKAGIYHLMRDLAREGAAVMMISSDLPEVIGAADRVLVMRAGTIVDEFGHGASEHDIMLAATGESGVAA from the coding sequence ATGAACGAAATGAGTGCCGCGCCCGTCATCGAAATGCGAGGTATATCCAAAAGCTTTCCGGGTGTTCGGGCACTCAATGATGTCAGTTTTTCTGTTCACCCCGGCGAAGTGCACGCTCTGGTGGGTGAAAATGGCGCCGGGAAATCTACTCTGATCAAAATACTGTCGGGGGTCTATCAGCCCGATGAAGGTCAGATACGTCTTAATGGCACGACCAAAATCTTCTCCCACCCGGTTCAGTCTTTGCAGGGCGGCATTTCCGTCATCTATCAGGAATTCTCTCTACTTCCAGAGCGCACTGTTGCGCAGAACATTTTTCTCGGACGCGAACCCACTCGGCGTGGCATAATCGACTATGCAGCAATGCGCGCAGAGACGCGACGGGTGCTGGATCTTTTCGGGGCCGGAACCCGGGTCGATCCGAACGCCACCGTTGCAGAACTCGACGTCGCCACCCAACAAATGGTCGAAATCGCCAAAGCCATTTCCCTCAACGCAAAAGTGGTCGTCATGGACGAACCAACAGCGGCGTTGAATGAGGCCGAGTGCGACGTGTTGTTCGAAACTGTTGACCGGCTGCGGGAGCGCGGCACAGCGATCATCTACATCACCCACCGGATGCGTGAGGTCACCCGATTGGCCAACCGCGTCACCGTCCTCAAAGACGGTGAAGTCGCAGCGCAATTCGATAAAGTCCCACAACCTGGTGACATCGTCCGCGCCATGGTGGGCCGCGACATCGCTGATTTTTATGCGCCTTTTGCCACCGAACAGGAAATTGGCGATACGGTTTTATCCGTTCGTAATGGCCGGAATGATCGCGTTTCGAACATCAACTTTGACTTGGCAGCAGGTGAAATTTTAGGCTTCGCGGGCATTCAGGGCGCCGGGCGCGTGGCTTTGGCAATGGCACTTTTCGGACAGCACCCGTTTACCTCGGGAGACGTGAAGCTGAAAGGCAAAAAAGTGGAATTCACCAATCCGCGCGACGCAATTCAGGCGGGCATCGGCCTTTTGCCGGGGGACCGCAAAGGCGAAGGATTGGTTTTGATGCAGTCAGTGCGTGATAACGGCATGTTGACCGCTCGCGCCTTTGACAATCTGGCTTCCAGCCATCAGGCCAATAAGCATGCCGATCTCGCTTCCATGGACGGATTGCTCGACGCCATGGAGGTCAAGGCCCCCTCATACGATCAGGACATCGGTTTCCTGTCCGGTGGCAATCAGCAAAAAGCCATTGTCGCGCGCTGGTTGACACTCAAGCCCAAGGTGCTGATTTTCATCGAACCGACCCGTGGAATCGACGTGAACGCCAAGGCAGGCATTTATCATCTCATGCGCGACCTGGCGCGGGAGGGTGCCGCCGTGATGATGATCTCTTCGGATCTGCCGGAAGTGATCGGCGCAGCCGACCGGGTGCTGGTCATGCGTGCCGGCACAATTGTTGACGAGTTTGGCCACGGCGCGAGCGAACACGATATCATGCTGGCTGCAACTGGCGAATCCGGGGTGGCGGCATGA
- a CDS encoding ABC transporter permease — protein MSEAAMISSPKTGFRFEVWAPAILLLTALAIYVVIAVSTGQTQYLTTSNLVSILGRSIALGITAIGQTFAILVASIDLSVASLISATAVLASVIMNGDPAMILPAILAALALGVVVGLINGLVIAKLEVNPLIATLGMSLIIQGCLSALVSNFAGSVPVEFQLFAYGEIAGLPASLLFLLLLAIAAWAVLRFTKFGSNIYSVGGNKDAARFAGIQTDRVVVYAHIICSVLAAVAGLYLASRLRSGAPWIGSDGVYDLESIAVVVIGGTVLAGGRGGIWGTMAGMMIFSLIDSIFNVAGVDAFAKQVMRGVIIVAAVAFYAVRSKRMVA, from the coding sequence ATGAGCGAGGCGGCCATGATTTCCTCCCCCAAAACCGGCTTTCGCTTCGAGGTCTGGGCCCCTGCCATTCTGTTGCTGACCGCATTGGCGATCTACGTTGTCATTGCTGTCAGCACGGGCCAGACGCAATATCTGACGACTTCCAATCTGGTATCAATTCTGGGTCGGTCGATTGCCCTGGGTATCACCGCCATTGGTCAGACATTTGCAATTCTTGTCGCCTCCATCGACCTTTCGGTTGCCAGCCTGATTTCGGCGACAGCCGTATTGGCCTCGGTGATCATGAATGGTGATCCGGCGATGATCCTGCCCGCCATCCTGGCAGCTTTAGCCCTTGGCGTCGTGGTCGGTCTGATCAACGGGCTTGTCATCGCCAAGCTTGAGGTTAATCCACTGATTGCCACTTTGGGCATGAGCCTGATCATTCAAGGCTGCCTGTCGGCCCTTGTCTCGAATTTTGCCGGGTCGGTGCCAGTTGAATTCCAGCTTTTTGCTTACGGCGAAATTGCGGGCCTGCCTGCCAGTCTGCTCTTTCTTCTGCTGTTGGCCATTGCGGCCTGGGCGGTATTGCGCTTCACGAAGTTTGGCTCGAACATCTATTCAGTTGGCGGCAATAAGGACGCGGCGCGATTTGCCGGCATCCAGACCGACCGGGTGGTCGTTTACGCCCATATTATTTGCTCGGTTTTGGCAGCTGTTGCCGGCCTCTATCTGGCCAGCCGTCTGCGCTCCGGCGCACCATGGATCGGCTCGGACGGCGTCTATGATCTTGAATCCATTGCTGTGGTCGTCATTGGTGGCACGGTGCTGGCTGGCGGACGCGGCGGGATCTGGGGCACGATGGCAGGCATGATGATCTTCTCGCTTATCGACTCCATCTTCAATGTTGCCGGAGTGGACGCCTTTGCCAAACAGGTGATGCGCGGCGTCATCATTGTTGCCGCAGTGGCTTTCTATGCGGTCCGGTCCAAGAGGATGGTGGCATGA
- a CDS encoding ABC transporter permease: protein MTDQPLSSAEAPKKRALPQINPVYFLLAALIAAILLQNPNFAEPTGYMNFLKRAAPLAILAAGQVYVLVSGGFDLSVGSLITLVVVGSSMLTNNDPDATLWVIPVMLCIGVAVGVINGLVVCYLKVPSLIATLGMMITLTGVSFLWSGGSPRGYLPDTFRFFGRVSIMDIPVIRMLPVALIVLLVVGFALYWLMHRTNLGRMIHAIGDNPLAARLAGVPVNRVRVLAFVVSSISAVITGILLGGFAGVSTDVGNGYELQAITAAVLGGAQLLGGRGSVPAAIAGALSLQAIFTLLNFLGLPQPVRQVVQGLILIIAVALAMYRRKRTGR, encoded by the coding sequence ATGACCGATCAACCTCTCAGTTCAGCCGAAGCGCCCAAAAAGCGCGCTCTGCCGCAAATCAATCCGGTCTACTTTCTGCTGGCAGCTTTGATTGCCGCAATTCTTCTGCAAAACCCGAATTTTGCCGAGCCCACCGGCTATATGAATTTCCTGAAACGGGCGGCACCTCTGGCAATCCTTGCTGCCGGTCAGGTCTATGTTCTGGTCTCCGGTGGCTTTGATCTTTCCGTTGGGTCCCTCATCACGCTCGTCGTGGTTGGGTCCTCAATGCTCACCAACAATGATCCGGATGCAACGCTTTGGGTGATCCCGGTCATGCTGTGCATAGGCGTAGCGGTGGGCGTCATCAACGGCTTGGTGGTGTGCTACCTCAAAGTGCCATCGCTGATCGCCACGCTTGGCATGATGATCACGCTCACCGGCGTTTCATTCCTATGGTCCGGCGGTTCCCCGCGGGGTTATTTGCCCGACACGTTCAGATTCTTCGGGCGTGTCAGTATAATGGACATACCGGTCATCCGCATGCTGCCGGTTGCACTGATCGTTCTGCTTGTGGTCGGTTTTGCGCTTTACTGGCTGATGCATCGCACCAATCTTGGGCGCATGATCCACGCCATCGGCGACAATCCGCTGGCGGCGCGCCTTGCAGGTGTACCGGTCAATCGCGTGCGCGTTCTTGCATTCGTCGTTTCCTCGATCAGCGCGGTGATAACAGGAATCCTGCTCGGTGGATTTGCCGGCGTATCGACAGATGTCGGGAACGGCTACGAATTGCAGGCGATCACTGCCGCCGTCCTTGGTGGCGCACAATTGCTGGGTGGGCGTGGGTCTGTACCAGCCGCCATTGCCGGAGCACTGAGCCTGCAGGCGATATTCACGTTGTTGAACTTTCTCGGGCTGCCGCAGCCCGTACGCCAGGTGGTGCAGGGCTTAATCTTGATCATCGCGGTGGCGCTGGCAATGTACCGGCGCAAACGGACAGGGCGTTAG
- a CDS encoding substrate-binding domain-containing protein, protein MKKIVGLALAAGLAFSANTLAQAQNFNDPAEFAKQQEQLAATPMGPEGMPWVQYLDDNMVDTSSMAVEGQHTICFSNAGVNNPWRVVGYTNMTEEVAATPSIGEFIHVDAEGSDDKQIADIDDLLAGGNCDLLIVSPNTTAALTPAVEKACAQLPVIVFDRGVNTDCPVTFVHPVGGYGFGIQGAEFIVDNVEEGDNVLMLRILPGVDVLETRYSAGRQILEGAGLNIVGAEFTDGDNAKTKSIVEDYLQRGSIDAVWMDAGATAVAAIEAFEDGGYDIPVFVGEDQQDFLRKWQDLGLTAIAPTYPNYQWRTAIIAAERVLNGESLPGPEWILPQPAITQDTLDSMINPAMPPLHYAMCGCEDMANYPAAWGGQ, encoded by the coding sequence ATGAAGAAAATAGTGGGACTGGCTTTGGCTGCGGGGTTGGCGTTTTCCGCCAACACGCTGGCGCAAGCCCAAAACTTTAACGATCCGGCGGAGTTTGCCAAACAGCAGGAACAGCTGGCCGCAACCCCGATGGGCCCCGAAGGCATGCCTTGGGTGCAGTATCTTGATGACAACATGGTCGACACGTCGTCCATGGCTGTCGAAGGTCAGCACACAATCTGCTTCTCGAATGCAGGCGTAAACAATCCCTGGCGTGTGGTTGGCTACACCAACATGACCGAAGAAGTTGCGGCCACACCGAGCATCGGCGAATTCATTCATGTCGATGCTGAAGGCTCCGACGACAAGCAGATCGCCGATATTGATGATTTGCTGGCAGGCGGCAATTGCGATCTCCTGATCGTTTCGCCGAATACAACCGCAGCCCTCACGCCTGCAGTGGAAAAAGCCTGCGCCCAGTTGCCGGTCATTGTGTTTGACCGCGGCGTCAATACAGACTGCCCTGTAACCTTTGTGCACCCGGTGGGTGGCTATGGTTTCGGCATTCAGGGCGCTGAATTCATCGTGGATAACGTTGAAGAAGGCGACAATGTTCTGATGCTTCGAATTCTGCCCGGCGTGGATGTTCTGGAGACCCGTTATTCTGCGGGCCGCCAGATTCTTGAAGGCGCTGGTTTGAACATTGTTGGTGCCGAATTCACTGACGGCGACAATGCAAAGACCAAATCGATTGTGGAAGACTATCTGCAGCGCGGCAGCATTGACGCAGTGTGGATGGATGCTGGTGCAACGGCTGTTGCAGCTATCGAAGCTTTCGAAGATGGTGGTTATGATATCCCCGTATTCGTCGGCGAAGACCAGCAGGACTTCCTGCGTAAATGGCAGGATTTGGGCCTGACGGCGATTGCGCCAACATACCCGAATTATCAGTGGCGCACGGCAATCATCGCTGCAGAGCGTGTGTTAAATGGCGAATCTTTGCCAGGGCCAGAATGGATCCTGCCACAGCCGGCTATCACTCAGGATACTTTGGACAGCATGATCAATCCCGCAATGCCGCCACTGCATTATGCAATGTGCGGCTGTGAAGATATGGCCAACTATCCAGCAGCCTGGGGCGGTCAGTAA